From one Chanodichthys erythropterus isolate Z2021 chromosome 3, ASM2448905v1, whole genome shotgun sequence genomic stretch:
- the LOC137005600 gene encoding zinc finger protein 271-like, which yields MRVHTGEKPFTCEQCRKSFSQSSSLKEHMKVHTGEKPHTCDQCGKSFSTKQHLKVHMRVHTGEKAVLTCDQCGKSFSRSSSLKEHMKIHTGERSFTCDQCGKSYTQKGNLKDHMRVHTGEKPFTCDQCGESFSQSTNLKKHRRIHTGEKLHTSNQLKLHQKNSHWRKTIQKCSQCDKRFSDSSSLKKHERIHSREKPIHTGETSYKCSYCDKRFSRSSSLKSHERVHTLERSCTRVISVGKSFTIKKTPEDTRENSHWRKTFTSVHTVTTDSVSHHLWKTHERIHTGEKPFTSVHTVTTDSIHTGEKPYKCSHCDKRFNQLANLKQHKKIYTGEKLHTYTHVRIHTGEKPYKCSHCDKRFSQSSSLKTHERIHSGEKPHTCDQCKKSFTIKNHLKIHMKDPCEWRNHITTV from the exons atgagagttcatacaggagagaagccattcacatGTGAACAGTGCAggaagagtttcagtcaatcaTCAAGCCTTAAAGAACACATgaaagttcacactggagagaaaccacacacatgtgatcagtgtggaaagagtttctcaaccAAACAACATCTTAaggttcacatgagagttcatacaggagagaaagCCGTtctcacatgtgatcagtgtgggaagagtttctcaCGATCATCAAGCCTTAAAgaacacatgaaaattcacaccggagagagatcgttcacatgtgatcaatgtgggaagagttacacacaaaaaggaaatcttaaggatcacatgagagttcacactggagagaagccgttcacatgtgatcaatgtggggaGAGTTTCAGTCAATCAACAAACCTTAAAAAACACaggaggatccacactggagagaagctaCACACAT CAAACCAATTAAAACTGCACCAgaagaattcacactggagaaaaaccataCAAAAGTGTTCACaatgtgacaagagattcagtgattcatcatctctgaaaaaacacgagaggatccacagcagagagaagcc gatccacactggagaaacatcttacaagtgttcatactgtgacaagagattcagtcgtTCATCATCTCTGAAATCACATGAGAGGGTCcacacactggagagaagctgcacacgtgtgatcagtgtgggaaagAGTTTCACTATTAAAAAGACACCTGAAGATACAcgtgagaattcacactggagaaaaacctttacaagtgttcacactgtgacaacagattcagtcagtcatcaTCTCtggaaaacacatgagaggatccacactggagaaaaaccctttacaagtgttcacactgtgacaacagattca atccacactggagaaaaaccttacaagtgttcacactgtgacaagagattcaatcaGTTAGCAAATCTGAAACAACACAAGAAGATCtacactggagagaagctgcacacgt atacacatgtgagaattcacactggagaaaaaccttacaagtgttcacactgtgacaagagattcagtcagtctTCATCTctaaaaacacatgagaggatccactctggagagaagccacacacgtgtgatcagtgtaAAAAGAGTTTCACTATTAAAAACcacctgaagatacacatgaaaGATCCATGCGagtggagaaaccacatcaccaCAGTCTGA